Proteins found in one Neomonachus schauinslandi chromosome 1, ASM220157v2, whole genome shotgun sequence genomic segment:
- the OLIG1 gene encoding oligodendrocyte transcription factor 1 gives MYYALSQARVNAAPATMLRPQRPGDVQLGASLYELVGYRQPPSSSSSSASSSTSSSSSTAAPLLPKAAREKPEAPAEPLGAGTGPGAHAGGGSRADAKEEQQQQLRRKINSRERKRMQDLNLAMDALREVILPYSAAHCQGAPGRKLSKIATLLLARNYILLLGSSLQELRRALGEGAGPAAPRLLLAGLPLLAAAPGSVLLAPGAVGPPDALRPAKYLSLALDEPPCGQFALPGGGAGGGAGGPGLCTCAVCKFPHLVPAGLGLAAVQAQFSK, from the coding sequence aTGTACTATGCGCTTTCCCAGGCGCGCGTGAACGCGGCCCCCGCGACCATGCTGCGGCCACAGCGGCCCGGAGACGTGCAGCTCGGGGCCTCCCTGTACGAGCTGGTGGGCTACCGGCAgccgccctcctcctcctcctcctccgcctcctcctccacctcctcctcctcctccacggcggcccccctcctccccaaggcGGCCCGCGAGAAGCCGGAGGCGCCCGCCGAGCCGCTGGGCGCGGGAACGGGGCCCGGCGCGCACGCGGGCGGCGGCTCCCGGGCGGACGCCAAAGAGGAGCAGCAACAGCAGCTGCGGCGCAAGATCAACAGCCGCGAGCGGAAGCGCATGCAGGACCTGAACCTGGCCATGGACGCGCTGCGCGAGGTCATCCTGCCCTACTCGGCGGCGCACTGCCAGGGCGCGCCCGGCCGCAAGCTCTCCAAGATCGCCACGCTGCTGCTCGCCCGCAACTACATCCTGCTGCTGGGCAGCTCGCTGCAGGAGCTGCGCCGCGCGCTGGGCGAGGGCGCCGGGCCCGCCGCGCCGCGCCTGCTGCTGGCCGGCCTGCCCCTGCTGGCCGCCGCGCCCGGCTCCGTGCTGCTGGCGCCTGGCGCCGTGGGGCCTCCCGACGCGCTGCGCCCCGCCAAGTACCTGTCGCTGGCGCTCGACGAGCCGCCGTGCGGCCAGTTCGCGCTCcccggcggcggcgcgggcggcggTGCGGGCGGCCCAGGCCTCTGCACCTGCGCGGTCTGCAAGTTCCCGCACCTCGTCCCCGCCGGCCTGGGCCTGGCCGCCGTGCAGGCGCAGTTTTCCAAGTGA